Proteins encoded by one window of Brienomyrus brachyistius isolate T26 chromosome 1, BBRACH_0.4, whole genome shotgun sequence:
- the LOC125722531 gene encoding heparan-sulfate 6-O-sulfotransferase 3-B-like has product MDKRSNKVFLIPILAVLFVMISYQYICPTGSNSCQFRVGEKFAKSHLKSTQFSPSDDFYRDQELVPLKFLPKFNFSDRDLLRHVEFNIKGDDVIVFLHIQKTGGTTFGRHLVRNIRLEKPCDCKPGQKRCTCHRPGKKESWLFSRFSTGWSCGLHADWTELTNCVPAIMEKKEAQKNRRNFYYITLLRDPVSRYLSEWKHMQRGATWKTSLHMCDGRSPTQDELPTCYQGDDWSGVALSEFMDCPSNLANNRQVRMLADLSLVGCYNLSSMNESERSRTLLSSAKANLKNMAFYGLTEFQRKTQYLFERTFHLHFISAFTQINSTRAASINVAKDIRRRIEALNGLDVQLYDFAKDLFLQRVQFSQEQEHHEERLRRHQERCRLREHWAFLSQHRWEKEDATPPLDYGSQVVRWKFVLKELAVIGGMKAGSYLSLQSSRSGRGAALQEA; this is encoded by the exons ATGGATAAAAGATCCAATAAAGTGTTCCTGATCCCAATTTTAGCTGTTCTGTTTGTCATGATCAGCTATCAGTATATCTGCCCAACCGGTAGTAACTCGTGCCAATTCAGGGTTGGGGAGAAGTTTGCAAAAAGCCACCTTAAGTCGACTCAGTTTTCGCCAAGTGACGACTTCTACAGGGACCAGGAGCTGGTCCCTCTTAAATTTCTGCCAAAATTTAATTTCTCCGATCGGGACCTTCTGCGGCACGTGGAATTTAACATCAAGGGGGACGACGTGATCGTGTTTTTGCACATTCAAAAGACCGGCGGGACCACATTTGGAAGGCACCTGGTTAGGAATATCCGCCTGGAAAAGCCATGCGATTGCAAGCCTGGGCAGAAGAGGTGTACATGCCATCGGCCGGGTAAAAAGGAGTCCTGGCTCTTCTCTAGGTTTTCAACCGGCTGGAGCTGCGGGCTGCATGCAGACTGGACCGAGCTAACCAACTGCGTTCCTGCCATTATGGAAAAGAAAGAAGCCCAAAAGAACAGAAG GAACTTCTACTACATCACACTGCTGCGTGACCCCGTGTCACGTTACCTGAGTGAATGGAAGCACATGCAGCGTGGTGCCACCTGGAAGACGTCGCTGCACATGTGCGATGGGCGCTCGCCCACGCAGGATGAGCTGCCCACCTGCTACCAGGGAGATGATTGGTCAGGTGTAGCTCTGTCGGAGTTCATGGACTGCCCCTCCAACCTGGCCAACAACCGCCAGGTACGGATGCTGGCTGACCTCAGCCTAGTGGGCTGCTACAACCTGTCCTCCATGAACGAGAGCGAGCGGAGCCGGACCCTGCTGAGCAGTGCCAAGGCCAACCTGAAGAACATGGCCTTCTATGGGCTCACCGAGTTCCAGCGCAAGACGCAATACCTGTTTGAGCGAACGTTCCACCTGCACTTCATCTCGGCCTTCACGCAGATCAACAGCACACGCGCGGCCTCCATCAACGTGGCCAAGGACATACGCCGCCGCATCGAAGCCCTCAACGGCCTCGATGTGCAGCTATATGACTTCGCCAAGGACCTCTTCCTGCAGCGTGtccagttctcccaggagcaggAGCACCATGAGGAGCGCCTCCGGAGGCATCAGGAACGGTGCCGGCTGAGGGAGCACTGGGCCTTCCTCTCACAGCACCGCTGGGAGAAAGAagatgccaccccccccctggATTATGGCAGCCAGGTGGTGCGCTG GAAGTTTGTGTTGAAAGAGCTTGCTGTCATTGGCGGTATGAAGGCCGGCAGTTACCTGAGCCTTCAGAGCAGCCGTTCTGGTAGGGGTGCCGCGCTTCAAGAGGCTTAA